One genomic region from Populus nigra chromosome 8, ddPopNigr1.1, whole genome shotgun sequence encodes:
- the LOC133701390 gene encoding transcription factor MYB4-like — protein sequence MGRAPCCSKVGLQRGPWTTREDTLLINCIQAHGEGHWRSLPKKAGLLRCGKSCRLRWMNYLRPDIKRGNITPDEDDLIIRLHSLLGNRWSLIAGRLPGRTDNEIKNYWNSHLSKRVKNNTAGNKSKCLGQPAGKRSGANSNKKRKRNQRELDSEGICSENGETATKIKIHLPKAIRVSPSSVAKNVDVNIQSMIGSSSRHAKIGDHANWGISGLKVVSNDGEAWAFNSEEFDGLVYDHDSSCPNSFPNDIMLDDIFEEYQELLKPDDHGQLDSLVDSLIA from the exons ATGGGAAGAGCTCCATGTTGCTCTAAAGTTGGTTTGCAAAGAGGTCCATGGACTACTAGAGAAGACACGCTGCTCATTAACTGTATCCAGGCGCATGGTGAAGGTCATTGGAGATCTTTGCCTAAGAAAGCTG GGCTACTTAGATGTGGCAAGAGTTGCAGGCTAAGATGGATGAACTACCTTCGGCCCGATATCAAGAGAGGGAACATCACTCCTGATGAGGATGACCTGATCATTCGGCTGCATTCTCTTCTTGGCAACCGTTGGTCTCTCATTGCAGGAAGGTTGCCAGGCCGGACTGACAATGAAATCAAGAACTATTGGAACTCTCACCTCAGCAAAAGAGTCAAGAACAACACAGCAGGAAACAAGTCCAAATGCTTGGGGCAACCAGCTGGAAAGAGAAGTGGCGCCAACtccaacaaaaaaaggaaaaggaatcaAAGGGAGCTGGACAGTGAAGGCATCTGTAGTGAAAATGGAGAGACTGCTACGAAGATAAAGATTCATCTCCCAAAGGCAATAAGGGTTTCCCCATCCTCTGTCGCAAAGAATGTAGATGTTAATATTCAAAGCATGATCGGGTCATCATCTAGACATGCAAAGATTGGTGATCATGCTAATTGGGGCATCTCTGGTCTTAAAGTTGTTAGCAATGATGGAGAGGCATGGGCTTTCAATAGTGAAGAATTTGATGGTCTTGTTTATGACCATGATTCCTCGTGTCCAAATTCTTTTCCCAATGAtattatgctagatgatatctTTGAGGAATACCAGGAACTCCTCAAGCCAGATGATCATGGTCAATTGGATTCCTTGGTGGATTCTCTTATTGCTTGA